The genomic interval AACCCCAAGCCACGTGGTCAGGCCGTGCAGAACGTGCTGCGCGGGCTGGTTGGGCCCGCCCTGCCGCGCTGGTCAGACGCTGTAAGTGCGCTCGACAAACGCCTTGGTCGCCACCAGCCCCGCAGGCGTCCAGTGCACGGCGGGGGACATGGCGCGAACCAGCAGCTCCCGCTGCTCGGCAGGGGCCAGGGTGGGAAGCTGCTCACGCAACAGCGACAAATCGGTGTCCAGCCACTGCTGCGTGTGGCCTGCCGGTTCGCCGAAAGTGGTTTGGCGGTTACCCGCACGGGCCAGGCGCAGTCTTTCTGCCACGCGGAAACTCACGGGCCGGCGCGGTACATGTGGCATGGCGTCAATGCCCCGGGCAGCCGCCGTTGCCTCAAAGGCCGCGCCGTCAGCGCTGGCGTCCCCGCGCAGCCAGTGGTGAATCACCTGCAGCTCGTAAGGCGAAAACACACCAAACATCTCCGCGCGGTCTCCCTGCAGCAGGTTCCAGAACCGGCTTTCGGTGGCGGGCTGGTTTTTCCTGATCCAGCCTGCCTGCTCCAGGGCTGCCAGGAATGCCGGGACCTCCTGCGGGTCCGCCAGCCAGTCGTTGACCTTGCGGCCGGCCACTTTGCAGAAGTCGGAATGGGCGCCATGCCCGGCGGGCGCCTTCTGCGCAAAGATGCGCACGACTTCCTGGTCAATGTCGAAGCTGCGGATGACATCGAGCGTACCCACGCCCACGTCACCCAGGCGGGCGCCGGCGCGCACGCGGCGCCAGTATTCGCCGCCGTCGTCCATGCGCGGCGCGGCGTCGATGGCTGCCTGGCAAGCGCGCCGTGCGTGGCCGGTGTCGGCGTTGTCCACGGTCACATGCAGCGTGAAGTAATACGGGTCGATGCCCAGCTCATTGAGCTCGTAGGCCGTGATCAGCAGGTGCAGCGGCAGCTGTTCGTAGGCCAGGTTGAAGCCCACGATTTCGGGCAGAAACTCCTGCGCGTTCCAGCCCAGCGCCAGCTGGATGAGGCCTTGCTGGTAGTGCGTATCGGGCACACCATCCAGCGGGTCCAGCCCATAACGGGCCAGCAGGCCGCGGTACAGCGTTACATGGTTCTTGTCGGCATCGCCGTTGCCCAGCTCTTCCAGGTACGTCAGCACCAGGTCGGACAGGCGCGGATTATCGGCATAGGCACACAGGCCGTAGAGCCAGGCGCCGTCCACCAGTTTGGTCGGAGCCACCTGGCGCAGAAAGTACAGCGCGTGGGCGCGGTTGGTGAAGTACCTGCGCGGCGCACCACCCTGGCGCGCTTGCAGGTAGTTCTGGTACTGCCCATGCACAGACCGCATGTTGGTTTCCATCCAGTTCACCAGGCTGGCGCCGGTGGCGGGCAGCTCATCGGCCCCGGTGGCCGTATCCCGCAAGGCATCCCGCAGGAAGTCAGCTGCAGCAGCACGCTCTTGCCCGCCGGGTATGCCATTGGCAAGGGGCTCGTACAGCGATCGGAAGGCATCCGGATTGGCGCTCAGGGCAGCGCCCGGCTCGCGCGGACGGGTAGAAGTGACGGATGGTGCTTTGAGGAGGGCAGACATAAATGGGGAGATAAGGTGCCGACATGGCAGACGTCCCTAGGATGGCCGCACCATCATCCTTCCGGCATCGGGCCGAAGCTCTTGCCTGCGTGGGCTTGCTCCTACGACGATGCATGGCGCACCTGCCCCCTTGTCGCGCTTACTTCCCTGTCGGGGGTGTGGAATTGCGTATTTGTTACCGAGAATGACTACGTCGCTCACCACAATGCGATTTCGGATATGCCTGCAGGAGATACGACATGCCGTTTGAATACCTTCGAGAGATCGCGCAGTCACAGCTTCCGCTCACCGTGGACCAGGAAGCCAACATCGACAAGTTGCGGGTGCTGCGCGCGGCCGATCTGGTGTCGGTGATGCTGCCGGGCGCAGAGTCCGAAACGCAGACCTTTGCCCGGGTGCTGGCCATCACGCCCAAGGGGCGCAAGATGCTTGCCCAGGAGCTGGACCGATCTTCATGACGCGGCTGCGGACAGCGCTTTTTTGTTCTCAACGCCCCACGTGTGCTGTGGCAAGCCGCTGAAGTATCCGCTGCCGGGATGGCGAAGCGGGATTACGGTTCAGGTTTCGCCCCTCGTCGCATGACGGTGACGCACAGGGCAGCTCGGTCATCTCCAGAAAACGCTCCAGCGTCAGCAGCACGACCTGCTGGCGCGCGCCGTGTTTCCGGTGCAGCGTTTTCTTCATTGCAGTGGTCCTTTCAGAAGGCGTTGCCTGCCAACGACGGTAGCGACCTGCAAAAGCATCGCCGGTAGGGTGGCACCGCGGCAGCCTGTAGGCGCGGGCGACTCCCCCTGAGGGGGCATAACTTCTGATGCCTGGAGTCAATGTTGTCTGACGTTGTGGCAACGCCCGCCGCGGGTTAATGGAGCCAGGCAAAGCGCCCACCCACCGCCCCCGTCTCAGGAGACCGCCATGTCCGACACCCACCGCACCGGCCCCCACATGCTCAAGCCGCGCGCCCTCAAGCGCATGCGGCAGTCGCAGGCGGCGTTGCGGCCGCAGCGCGAGCCATTGCGGTTCCCCGAGCCCGAGCCGCCGGTGTGGAAGCCGCTGGGCTGATGCTGCGGTCTCCATCGCATTGCCTTTTAGTCCACATGCACCCGATGCATTCTTTATTGCACATCAACCCGGAGCAACTTCATGACAGCCAAACCACCTTACCCGGACTTCAACCAATACGGACTCAAGGATGAGGATGGCCCACCCAAGCAGACCTACGCCAACCGCGCGGGGGGCGAACAGCCCGGCGTGGGCCCGGCCGATGCGGTGGACGCATCCGGCCACAGGCTGGGAAAAACGGATTCGCATCCCGATCAAAAGCCTTCTTCACGCATGGGCCGTGCGGACATCGGCGAGACGGACAACAAGAGGCGTTAAGCCGGTTTTGCTGCACCAGTTCTTTCATCCATTGCCATGAACCCGTCCGGATACCAGCCCAACGACCTGCCGCCAGCGCGTCCCGCGCCTTATCCCTCAGGTACGCCAGGCGACTGGCGCACTTTTGGGGTGGGGGTGCTATTGATAGGGGTCCTTCTGTGCGTATTGGCGTTTGCTCCGACGGGTGCCGACGCAGTGCGGGGCGCGATCGCTGAGGACCCGGCCTCCCGCACCACCCCCACCCCGCCAGCGGTGCCCCTGGAACTGCACCAGAGCCAGGCACGCGCTGCCGAAAGCACATTGGGGCAGCCGGTGACTGCCGGGGACCTGTAATTGTGCCAAATTGGCCTCCAGCGCTTGATGGATATGCGCTTACAGCTATCAATTATGTAGTAAAAAGCTAGAGACAAGATGCAAGAACCCATCGCAGGTCTTGCCTTGTGCATGGCTGCCTGCGTCAGCGCGGCAGGCACCCGGCAAAACCGCTGGGTCCCAGCGCTGACACGTCCGCCAGCGTCAGCGCCTGCGTCTGGTCGTTCTGGCCTGGAATCTTGGTGAGCCGCTGCCCGTTTTGCCAACGCCACTGGTTGCCGTCAAAGCTGTACACAAACGTATGCGTGCGGTTCGATAGCAGGTGTGCAGGTGTGAGGGTGATGGCCTGGGCATCTGGCTGCGTGGTGGCGGTGGCCTGTGCTTCGTTGTCCTTCACCACGATCTTGCCCACGTAGGGCGTGACCGGCGACTCGGTGCGGTTCAGCTCACGCTGCACCAGCGCGGGGCTGTAGCCGGTCTTGATCCACTCGCCACTGCCCCCAGGGCGCACGTGGGGCTTGCGCGCTGCCAGAAACTCCGTGCACGCCGCCACCAGAGCGTCAAAACCCGCTGGCGCGGGGCCACCGGGTTCGGGTTTGCTGCAGCCCACCAGGGGCACTATCAACAGCAGGGCAGCAGCGAGGGGGCACAGGGGCAAGGGCATGTGTGTCGGTATGGTTGGTGGGCAGACGCATTGTGTGCCGATGCGGGCTGCCCGGCTTGACGGGTGTCAAGAAGCGTTGCTTGCGCGAGCCGGTTTCAGCGCGGCGGCGTCTGCCTGGTACCAGCGGCCCAGTGCCGATGCGTCGGTCAGCGCTGCCAGCACGGCCGCGTTCAGCTCGAGTGCGCTGGCAGGCAGCTGCACGGCCTGGTACGCCTGCGCGGTGCCCGCCATCAGTGCCTCGGCGTCGAGCAGCAGGCGCAGGTTTTGGGGAATCTGCGGCGCCAGCGTGGCGCAGTGATGTACCGACAGCGAATGGGCCTTGCGGCAGGCGCCGGGGCGCACGCTGTAGATGGAGCAGCGGTCTTCCACCAGAAAACCGCAGGGCTGGCGGGCCGTGTTTGCATCGGCCTGGGCGACATGCTGGCGAAGCCGGGCCGTGGCGGCGTCCACGCTGCCGGCCCCCTCGGCCACCAGGTGCAGCGCTATGCGAAACACCTCGGGCTCTGTGGCCTCTACCCGCACATGGCAGCAATGGGCGCAGCCAGCCGTGCAGTCGGGCACGGGGCCTGCGGCGGCAGCCTGTGTGGCCACGGCGTCCAGGCTGTGGTGCAGCTGCGCAGTAAAGGCGACCGCACCCTCCGCGGTGCCGGTGCGTTGGAGCGCGTGCACCGCCAGAGCACGCACACGCGCGATGGATTCCTCAAATGCAGATTGTTCGTCGTGGGACAGCATGGGGTGTCTTATACCTTCGGGATGGCATGCCCCCGCCGGGTTTCAGCGCTGGGCAGGCGTTGCCTTGCTATATTGGCCGGCTTTGCCACCACCGAGATGCACCCCCCATGACCGAGCCCATTCGCCTCACCCAGTACAGCCACGGCGCCGGTTGTGGCTGCAAGATCAGCCCCAAGGTGCTGGACGTGATCCTGGCGGGCAGCGGTTCGCAAACGCTGGACCCGCGCCTGTGGGTGGGCAACACCTCGCGCGACGATGCGGCCGTGTATGCGCTGGACGGCGAGCGCGGCGTGGTGTCCACCACCGATTTCTTCATGCCCATCGTCGATGATCCGTATGACTTTGGCCGCATTGCCGCCACCAACGCCATCAGCGATATCTACGCCATGGGCGCCGATCCGTTGATGGCCATTGCCATTCTGGGCTGGCCCGTCAACGTGCTGCCCCCCGAGGTGGCGCGCGACGTGGTGCGCGGCGGGCGGGCTGCGTGCGATGCGGCGGGCATACCGCTGGCAGGCGGGCACTCCATCGATGCGCCCGAGCCCATCTTTGGCCTGGCGGTGACGGGCGTGGTGGACAAGCAGCACTTGAAGCGCAACGACACCGCCACCGCCGGGTGCCGCCTGTACCTCACCAAGCCGCTGGGCATTGGCATCCTCACCACCGCCGAGAAAAAGTCGAAACTGCGGCCCGAAGACGTGGGCGTGGCGCGCGACTGGATGTGCACGCTGAACACCCCCGGCAGCCGCTTTGGCAAGCTTCCCGGCGTGGCCGCCATGACCGATGTAACCGGCTTTGGTCTGCTGGGGCACCTGGTGGAGATGGCCGAAGGCAGCGGGGTAACCGCGCAGATCGACTACGCCGCCGTGCCGCGCCTGGCGGGCGTGTCGCACTACCTGGCCGAGGGCTGCGCACCCGGCGGCACGCTGCGCAACTTTGACAGCTACGGCCACCAGATTGCCGCGCTGGCGCAGGAAGAACACAAGCTGCTGCTGTGCGATCCGCAAACCAGCGGCGGCCTGCTGGTGGCGGTGACGCCCGAGGGCGAAGCGGAGTTTCTGGCAGTGGCCGCCGGGCTGGGGCTGGCCCTTGAGCCCATCGGGCAGATGACAACGCGACAGCAGTTTGCCGTGGAAGTGCGCTGAAACC from Acidovorax sp. FHTAMBA carries:
- a CDS encoding iron-containing redox enzyme family protein translates to MSALLKAPSVTSTRPREPGAALSANPDAFRSLYEPLANGIPGGQERAAAADFLRDALRDTATGADELPATGASLVNWMETNMRSVHGQYQNYLQARQGGAPRRYFTNRAHALYFLRQVAPTKLVDGAWLYGLCAYADNPRLSDLVLTYLEELGNGDADKNHVTLYRGLLARYGLDPLDGVPDTHYQQGLIQLALGWNAQEFLPEIVGFNLAYEQLPLHLLITAYELNELGIDPYYFTLHVTVDNADTGHARRACQAAIDAAPRMDDGGEYWRRVRAGARLGDVGVGTLDVIRSFDIDQEVVRIFAQKAPAGHGAHSDFCKVAGRKVNDWLADPQEVPAFLAALEQAGWIRKNQPATESRFWNLLQGDRAEMFGVFSPYELQVIHHWLRGDASADGAAFEATAAARGIDAMPHVPRRPVSFRVAERLRLARAGNRQTTFGEPAGHTQQWLDTDLSLLREQLPTLAPAEQRELLVRAMSPAVHWTPAGLVATKAFVERTYSV
- the selD gene encoding selenide, water dikinase SelD — its product is MTEPIRLTQYSHGAGCGCKISPKVLDVILAGSGSQTLDPRLWVGNTSRDDAAVYALDGERGVVSTTDFFMPIVDDPYDFGRIAATNAISDIYAMGADPLMAIAILGWPVNVLPPEVARDVVRGGRAACDAAGIPLAGGHSIDAPEPIFGLAVTGVVDKQHLKRNDTATAGCRLYLTKPLGIGILTTAEKKSKLRPEDVGVARDWMCTLNTPGSRFGKLPGVAAMTDVTGFGLLGHLVEMAEGSGVTAQIDYAAVPRLAGVSHYLAEGCAPGGTLRNFDSYGHQIAALAQEEHKLLLCDPQTSGGLLVAVTPEGEAEFLAVAAGLGLALEPIGQMTTRQQFAVEVR
- a CDS encoding YkgJ family cysteine cluster protein, with product MLSHDEQSAFEESIARVRALAVHALQRTGTAEGAVAFTAQLHHSLDAVATQAAAAGPVPDCTAGCAHCCHVRVEATEPEVFRIALHLVAEGAGSVDAATARLRQHVAQADANTARQPCGFLVEDRCSIYSVRPGACRKAHSLSVHHCATLAPQIPQNLRLLLDAEALMAGTAQAYQAVQLPASALELNAAVLAALTDASALGRWYQADAAALKPARASNAS